Below is a genomic region from Carassius auratus strain Wakin chromosome 2, ASM336829v1, whole genome shotgun sequence.
gcgtgcactcttgtcataaattaatctattacttttcctacataatttttaacaaaacacattggtaaaatatatatttgggagtcttagacctttccaacaatatatattGTTGTAGATGAAgttgtagatgaatttgtttcttaatcTGTACAGATTTGGGAGAAATGTACATCACTCGACaatggatgtttttatcagctgtttgaaaagctacccattcactgcagaggatccattagcgAGCAAGTGACGTAATGAATTTCTCAGATTCTGAACTGATAAAGAAACGAACTCATCTctacattttaatcaaattttcatttttgggtgaactgcttgTTTAATTGATACAGAAAGCAACGACGTACTGTACAATCAATAATGTGATCACTTTCTCCCCTACAGATGTTCCTCAGCTGAAGTTGCTTTGTGGAGCAGATTTCATGGACACCTTTAAGATTCCTGGTCTGTGGAGGGATGATCATGTAGAGGAGGTGGTGGGCCGCTTTGGACTGGTCTGTGTGAGCAGAGGTAGCCTGCAACCAGACCGGGCTATACACGAGTCTGACTTGTTGTCCAGGCACCGCCAGCGCATTTTTCTCGTTCGGGAGTGGGTCCACAATGAGATCAGTGCTACAGAGGTCCGACGAGCCCTACGGAGAGGCCAGAGTGTTAAATATCTCTTACCAGACTCGGTCATTGATTACATAAGAGAGCACAACCTTTATACACAAGACAGTGAGATGAAGAACAAAGATGTCAAACTACGACCTCTTACCATGCAAACAATACAAGACTGACGTACAGGAAGTAGCCTTCAGTGGTCTTGGTCACTAGTAATTGCTAAATATGTTTCAAAAGATTGCATTTTCTCTTACTTGTCATTTTGAAGATGTGAAAGCAGCTTTAAAAGAGTTGCCTATTTTGTCTTGTGTAAAGTGAGCATTATCCATGACCATGGTTTCCTAGTGAATGTGTAGAGAGGGATTTACGAATTGATCCTGTCTCTGCAGGAGTTAGATTTGCCAGACCACTGCAGAGCTGTAGGT
It encodes:
- the nmnat3 gene encoding nicotinamide/nicotinic acid mononucleotide adenylyltransferase 3; the encoded protein is MAGRIPLVLLACGSFNPITHQHMRLFELARDHMHQTGLYRVVGGIVSPVGDNYGKQGLVVSKHRLAMARLALQSSDWVSVDDWESQQADWTETVVTMRYHYDRIAAQYHNSKDPPTASDVPQLKLLCGADFMDTFKIPGLWRDDHVEEVVGRFGLVCVSRGSLQPDRAIHESDLLSRHRQRIFLVREWVHNEISATEVRRALRRGQSVKYLLPDSVIDYIREHNLYTQDSEMKNKDVKLRPLTMQTIQD